One genomic region from Sphingobacterium multivorum encodes:
- a CDS encoding Mpo1-like protein, whose protein sequence is MKQKKKVQEVEPLRPVDKYFAELDANFQDPTNRLIQAIFLPLLFFGIMGCIWMIPFPQFEFLVKLNWHTFLNWGSFFIAIVIYYYLKLSATLSYAILFSIGGMSFFIVQLEYAQKNGGPAVIWVCLGIALLSIVALFIGKGKEKKKITGQQFLQFLLVGPIWLWHFVFKKLKLRY, encoded by the coding sequence ATGAAACAAAAGAAGAAAGTTCAAGAAGTCGAACCTTTACGCCCCGTGGATAAGTATTTTGCGGAGCTGGATGCTAATTTTCAGGATCCGACCAACCGCCTGATTCAGGCCATCTTTTTACCATTATTGTTTTTTGGTATCATGGGCTGCATCTGGATGATTCCATTTCCACAGTTCGAATTCTTGGTCAAACTCAATTGGCATACCTTTTTGAATTGGGGCTCTTTCTTCATCGCTATTGTTATTTATTATTATTTAAAGCTGTCTGCAACCTTGTCCTATGCGATATTATTCTCGATCGGGGGTATGAGTTTCTTTATCGTGCAACTGGAATACGCACAGAAGAACGGTGGCCCGGCTGTCATCTGGGTATGTTTGGGAATCGCATTGCTATCTATTGTCGCGCTGTTTATCGGTAAGGGAAAGGAAAAGAAAAAAATCACAGGACAACAGTTTCTACAGTTTTTACTTGTCGGACCGATATGGCTGTGGCATTTTGTCTTTAAAAAATTGAAATTAAGATATTAA
- the yihA gene encoding ribosome biogenesis GTP-binding protein YihA/YsxC → MEVKKAEFVCSNTRVDKLPAPNLPEYAFIGRSNVGKSSLINAMTNKKGLAKTSQKPGKTQLINHFIIDDTWYLVDLPGYGFAKASKTSRTEWEKFIRRYLTHRDNLQCVFVLVDSRHEPQKIDLDFCYWLGECGLPFMLVFTKADKQSTVKSDVNIAKFKKSLLQWFEEVPPIFLTSAEKKMGHEPILEAIDEVNGRFVRPEPEGNEQF, encoded by the coding sequence ATGGAAGTGAAAAAAGCCGAATTCGTGTGTAGTAACACGAGAGTTGACAAATTACCTGCACCCAATTTGCCGGAGTATGCGTTTATCGGACGTTCGAATGTCGGTAAATCATCGTTGATCAATGCAATGACCAACAAGAAAGGACTTGCCAAGACCTCCCAAAAGCCTGGTAAGACTCAATTGATCAATCATTTTATCATCGACGATACCTGGTATCTGGTGGATTTGCCCGGTTATGGTTTTGCCAAAGCCTCTAAAACAAGTCGCACGGAATGGGAGAAGTTTATCCGTAGGTATCTTACTCATCGGGACAATTTGCAATGTGTTTTTGTATTGGTAGATAGCCGTCATGAACCACAGAAGATAGACTTGGATTTTTGCTATTGGTTGGGTGAATGCGGTTTACCCTTTATGTTGGTTTTCACCAAGGCCGATAAGCAATCGACCGTCAAATCCGATGTGAACATTGCGAAATTTAAAAAATCATTGCTTCAGTGGTTTGAAGAGGTGCCGCCGATTTTCCTAACGTCAGCGGAAAAGAAAATGGGCCATGAGCCTATTTTAGAAGCCATTGATGAAGTTAATGGCCGATTTGTTCGCCCTGAACCCGAAGGAAACGAACAGTTTTAG
- a CDS encoding cell division protein ZapA, whose translation MGEISIKINIADRVYPLRVESAEEEVIRHAAKLINEKVKELQENYTVRDKQDLLSMCVLQFATRMLNAERQSQNHEVGLENSVQELDQLLTDFFKK comes from the coding sequence ATGGGAGAGATTTCCATAAAAATAAATATCGCAGATCGTGTTTATCCCCTTCGGGTGGAGAGCGCGGAAGAAGAAGTAATTCGACATGCTGCGAAATTGATAAATGAAAAAGTAAAGGAATTGCAGGAAAACTATACTGTGAGAGATAAGCAGGATTTGTTGTCCATGTGTGTATTGCAATTTGCGACGCGTATGCTTAATGCAGAGCGGCAGTCCCAAAACCACGAAGTGGGCTTGGAAAATTCAGTACAGGAACTTGATCAGTTGTTGACGGATTTCTTTAAAAAATAA
- a CDS encoding UbiA-like polyprenyltransferase: protein MKKYLSLVLFAHSVFALPFAFIGFFLALHTTDYTFSWKLLVLMLVCMVTARNAAMAFNRYLDRDIDAINPRTAMRDIPAGKISAKNALIFTLVNCLIFIAATYFINSLCFMLSPIALFVVLFYSYTKRITPLCHLVLGAGLGLAPIGAYMVITGQFATVPILYGFAVLTWVSGFDIIYALQDEAFDRANQLNSIPVWLGTKGAMRVSEGLHVFSFIFILIPAFLMPVGWIYYLGVAFYGALLIYQHTLFSSTNLSRVNRDFMTTNGYASVIFAVFYLLDIWLIK from the coding sequence ATGAAAAAATACTTGTCCTTAGTTTTATTTGCCCATAGTGTATTTGCATTACCATTTGCCTTCATCGGCTTCTTTTTGGCATTGCACACAACGGACTACACCTTTTCGTGGAAATTATTGGTTTTGATGCTCGTGTGTATGGTAACGGCCCGTAATGCCGCTATGGCATTCAATCGTTATTTGGATCGCGATATTGATGCCATTAATCCGCGAACGGCCATGCGTGATATTCCTGCCGGAAAAATTTCTGCTAAAAATGCATTGATTTTTACGTTAGTAAATTGCCTGATTTTTATCGCAGCGACATATTTTATCAATTCTCTTTGCTTTATGTTGTCGCCCATTGCACTTTTTGTTGTGCTTTTTTACTCCTATACGAAGCGCATAACACCCTTATGCCATCTTGTGTTGGGAGCAGGACTAGGATTGGCTCCAATAGGTGCATATATGGTTATTACAGGACAGTTTGCGACTGTTCCGATACTTTATGGCTTCGCAGTGTTGACCTGGGTGAGCGGCTTCGATATTATTTACGCGTTGCAGGATGAAGCGTTTGATCGGGCCAATCAGCTGAATTCTATACCCGTTTGGTTGGGAACGAAGGGAGCCATGCGCGTTTCGGAAGGTCTGCACGTGTTTTCTTTTATATTTATTTTAATACCAGCATTTTTGATGCCTGTCGGTTGGATTTATTATTTAGGTGTGGCCTTTTACGGTGCATTGCTAATTTACCAGCATACCCTGTTTTCATCGACTAATTTAAGTCGGGTCAATCGTGACTTTATGACAACCAATGGTTATGCCTCGGTGATTTTTGCGGTATTCTACCTCTTGGATATCTGGTTGATTAAATAA
- a CDS encoding HAD-IA family hydrolase → MKSYKHILFDLDGTLTDPAEGITKCIAYALESKGIHTADLNSLKPLIGPPLKDSFIHTFGFGESEAIACVEKYRERFSAIGLYENILFDRIPELLTLLKTKGYSIYLATSKPEIFAHKILQHFEINTYFDFAGGSALDDSRPTKTSVIQYVMEKAKLTNPQECLMIGDRKHDLIGARETAMDAVGVLYGYGSQAELEQESPTYLIQTVPDLIEFFN, encoded by the coding sequence ATGAAGTCTTACAAACATATCTTATTCGATCTGGACGGAACCCTGACCGACCCTGCAGAAGGGATTACAAAATGTATTGCCTATGCCTTGGAATCAAAAGGCATCCATACAGCCGATCTGAATAGCCTCAAACCCTTGATCGGTCCGCCCCTTAAAGATTCTTTCATACATACCTTTGGATTTGGGGAAAGCGAAGCAATTGCCTGTGTAGAAAAATATCGGGAGCGCTTTTCAGCCATAGGGCTGTACGAGAACATCCTGTTTGATCGCATACCGGAGCTCTTAACGCTCCTGAAAACAAAGGGGTACAGCATCTATCTGGCGACCTCCAAACCCGAAATATTCGCCCACAAAATATTACAACACTTTGAAATAAATACTTATTTTGATTTTGCGGGTGGAAGCGCTTTGGACGATTCCAGACCGACCAAAACCAGCGTCATCCAATATGTCATGGAGAAGGCCAAACTAACAAATCCACAGGAATGCCTCATGATCGGCGATCGCAAACATGATCTGATTGGCGCAAGGGAAACTGCCATGGATGCTGTTGGCGTACTGTATGGCTATGGTAGCCAAGCTGAACTCGAGCAGGAGTCACCGACCTATCTCATCCAGACAGTGCCTGACCTGATCGAATTTTTCAATTAA
- the pheT gene encoding phenylalanine--tRNA ligase subunit beta, producing MNISYNWLKQHVNIDSTPEELSLILTNTGLEVEALDVVQSIPGGLDGLVVGEVKTCEQHPNADKLRVTTVDVGGPELLHIVCGAPNCRTGLKVIVATVGTTCHPLTGEPFKITKSKIRGEVSEGMLCGEDEIGLGTSHAGIVELPADVAVGTLVKDHFNIQDDYRYEIGLTPNRADAASHLGVARDIAAHFRTHVLKADVSAFKAAEAEGTTVVVADAQASPRYSGINITGVRVGESPDWLKEKLNVIGVRPINNIVDVTNYILHDLGQPLHAFDADKIAGNKVLVRLATEGEKFVTLDGVERTLSAEDLVIADTEKPMCIAGVFGGAHSGVSAETTNVFLESAYFNAVSVRKTSKRHGLKTDASFRFERGTDPNITVEALKRAALLIQEIAGGTISSTLKDEYPVVINPFSFHVSYANVVRLIGQAIPNEEIKSIIVALGIEVASETETGLDVLVPAYRVDVTREVDVVEEVLRIYGYNNIELKSQIKASLNTVEKPDKEVVLNQLADLLIANGFREILSNSLTKLDYADDSETAVKLYNPLSSDLDTMRQNMVFSVLSAIEYNQKRRNFDLKFFEFGKTYALDGEGYKETQHLAFAMAGKNEAEQWNSKKDAVNFYNLKAAVDTLIKRLKIEGIQIQDASNAHFAYGLNYMKGQKCLVSFGAIANADLKKADVEGQVFFADFDWDVLMKIIRKNSIQYKEVSKFPAVRRDLSLLIDENVSFDKLQFVAQKTERKLLKEVNVFDVYKGDKIPEGKKSYALSFILQDEEKTLTDKQIDAIVQKLIVNFEKELGAEVRG from the coding sequence ATGAATATTTCATATAATTGGTTAAAACAACACGTTAATATAGATTCGACACCGGAGGAACTATCGCTGATCTTAACAAATACAGGATTGGAAGTAGAAGCTTTGGACGTCGTGCAGAGTATCCCAGGTGGATTGGATGGTTTGGTTGTTGGTGAAGTGAAAACTTGTGAACAGCATCCTAATGCCGATAAATTAAGAGTAACCACTGTTGATGTCGGTGGACCGGAGTTATTGCACATTGTATGTGGTGCACCAAACTGTCGTACAGGATTGAAAGTCATTGTTGCTACAGTAGGTACTACTTGCCATCCGCTTACCGGAGAGCCTTTTAAAATTACCAAATCTAAAATTCGTGGTGAAGTTTCCGAAGGTATGTTATGTGGGGAAGATGAAATCGGTTTGGGTACATCTCATGCCGGTATCGTTGAATTACCAGCTGACGTTGCTGTGGGGACCTTAGTGAAAGATCATTTCAATATCCAGGATGATTACCGTTATGAAATTGGCTTAACACCAAACCGTGCGGATGCTGCTTCGCATTTAGGTGTTGCAAGAGATATTGCGGCACATTTCCGTACACACGTGTTAAAGGCAGATGTTTCTGCATTTAAGGCTGCTGAGGCGGAGGGAACGACAGTGGTCGTTGCAGACGCACAGGCAAGCCCACGTTATAGTGGTATCAATATTACCGGTGTTCGTGTTGGGGAATCTCCCGATTGGTTAAAAGAGAAATTAAATGTTATCGGTGTTCGTCCGATCAATAATATTGTCGATGTTACCAATTACATATTACACGATTTAGGTCAGCCACTGCATGCTTTTGATGCAGATAAAATTGCTGGAAATAAAGTCCTTGTTCGTTTGGCGACTGAGGGTGAAAAATTTGTTACGCTGGATGGTGTGGAGCGTACCTTGTCTGCAGAGGACTTGGTGATTGCTGATACTGAAAAACCGATGTGTATTGCGGGTGTTTTCGGTGGAGCACATTCGGGTGTATCAGCCGAAACGACCAATGTATTTTTGGAATCGGCCTATTTCAATGCTGTTTCTGTACGGAAGACCTCCAAAAGACATGGCTTAAAAACAGATGCTTCTTTCCGTTTCGAACGTGGTACCGATCCGAATATTACGGTTGAAGCCTTGAAGCGCGCAGCTTTATTGATTCAGGAAATTGCAGGTGGAACGATTTCATCGACGCTAAAAGATGAGTATCCCGTGGTGATTAACCCGTTTTCATTTCACGTGAGCTATGCGAATGTGGTTCGTTTGATCGGTCAGGCGATCCCAAATGAAGAAATTAAATCCATTATTGTCGCTCTTGGCATTGAAGTCGCTTCAGAAACTGAAACAGGACTTGATGTGTTGGTACCTGCATACCGCGTTGATGTCACACGCGAGGTAGACGTTGTGGAAGAAGTGTTGCGGATTTACGGTTATAACAATATTGAGTTGAAGTCACAAATTAAGGCCTCTTTAAATACGGTTGAAAAGCCAGACAAGGAAGTTGTCTTAAATCAATTGGCTGATCTGCTCATAGCCAATGGGTTTCGTGAGATTCTGTCCAACTCTCTTACGAAGCTGGATTATGCGGATGATAGCGAAACGGCGGTCAAATTGTATAATCCATTGAGCTCGGATTTGGACACAATGCGTCAAAATATGGTTTTTTCTGTTTTGAGTGCGATTGAATATAACCAAAAACGAAGAAACTTTGACCTGAAGTTCTTCGAATTCGGTAAGACGTATGCGCTCGATGGCGAAGGCTATAAAGAAACGCAGCATCTGGCTTTTGCCATGGCAGGTAAAAATGAAGCTGAGCAATGGAACAGCAAAAAAGACGCCGTTAATTTCTATAACCTTAAAGCGGCTGTAGATACGCTTATCAAACGTTTGAAAATTGAAGGAATTCAAATACAGGATGCTTCAAATGCACATTTTGCCTATGGTTTGAATTATATGAAAGGGCAGAAATGTTTAGTTTCGTTTGGTGCAATTGCAAACGCAGATTTGAAAAAAGCAGATGTTGAAGGTCAGGTTTTCTTTGCTGATTTTGACTGGGATGTTTTGATGAAAATTATTCGTAAGAATAGCATTCAATACAAAGAAGTTTCCAAATTCCCGGCTGTGCGCAGAGATTTGTCGCTCTTAATCGATGAAAATGTGAGCTTCGATAAGCTACAATTTGTTGCTCAAAAGACCGAACGCAAGCTTTTGAAGGAGGTAAATGTGTTTGATGTGTATAAAGGTGATAAAATTCCGGAAGGGAAAAAGTCTTATGCTCTGAGCTTTATCTTGCAGGATGAAGAAAAAACACTTACGGATAAGCAAATTGATGCGATAGTTCAAAAATTAATTGTTAATTTTGAGAAGGAACTAGGCGCGGAAGTGCGTGGTTAA
- the rny gene encoding ribonuclease Y — translation MDIAIYSIISLIVGVVIGRYLLVLLFKKQEQEAKDKVNSILKDAEQEGEHIKKKRLLEAKEKFLQLKSEHEKEVNQRNNTINQKENTLRQKEQSINQKLENINRDKQEVDAKKKQLDKLVELNEKKSEEVETLKLQQIKQLESIAGVTADEAKNQLVDSLREEARSQAMIQIKDIVDEAKLTATKEAKKVVIQTIQRTATESAIENTVSIFNIENDEIKGRIIGREGRNIRALEAATGVEIIVDDTPEAIILSGFDPVRREIARLALHRLVTDGRIHPARIEEVVAKTRTQIEDEIVEIGERTAIDLGIHGLHPELIRMVGRMRYRSSYGQNLLQHSREVANFAATMAAELGLNVKHAKRAGLLHDIGKVPDDNPELPHAILGMQLAEKYKEHPDVCNAIGAHHDEIEMTALISPVVQACDAISGARPGARREVVESYIKRLKELEDLALSYPGVEKTFAIQAGRELRVIVESEKVSDAQSEILAADISNRIQTEMTYPGQIKVTVIRETRSVSYAK, via the coding sequence ATGGACATCGCAATTTATAGCATAATTTCTCTGATTGTTGGTGTTGTTATAGGTCGTTATCTATTGGTGTTGTTGTTTAAAAAACAAGAACAGGAAGCCAAGGATAAGGTAAATAGCATACTGAAAGATGCAGAGCAGGAAGGGGAACACATTAAAAAGAAACGCCTGTTAGAGGCCAAAGAAAAGTTCCTTCAATTAAAATCTGAACATGAAAAGGAAGTCAATCAACGTAACAATACCATCAACCAGAAGGAAAATACGTTAAGACAAAAAGAGCAGTCAATTAACCAAAAATTGGAAAACATCAACCGCGACAAGCAGGAGGTGGATGCCAAGAAAAAGCAATTGGATAAATTGGTTGAACTGAATGAAAAGAAATCTGAAGAAGTAGAAACGCTCAAATTACAACAGATTAAACAATTGGAAAGCATCGCTGGCGTAACAGCCGACGAAGCAAAAAATCAATTGGTGGATTCGTTGCGCGAAGAAGCCCGCTCACAAGCCATGATTCAAATCAAAGATATTGTGGATGAGGCAAAATTGACAGCGACTAAAGAGGCGAAAAAGGTTGTTATACAGACGATTCAACGCACCGCTACGGAATCTGCAATCGAAAATACCGTTTCAATTTTCAATATTGAAAATGATGAAATTAAGGGCCGTATTATTGGTCGTGAAGGTCGTAATATTCGTGCTTTGGAAGCTGCAACAGGCGTAGAGATCATCGTTGACGATACACCTGAAGCAATTATCCTATCTGGCTTCGATCCTGTACGTCGGGAGATCGCACGTTTGGCTTTACACCGTTTGGTAACAGATGGTCGTATCCACCCTGCACGTATCGAGGAGGTTGTTGCAAAAACGCGGACGCAAATTGAGGATGAAATAGTTGAAATCGGTGAACGTACAGCGATCGATTTGGGGATCCATGGTCTGCACCCCGAGTTGATTCGTATGGTAGGGCGTATGCGTTACCGTTCGTCTTACGGACAGAATCTTTTACAGCACTCGCGTGAGGTTGCTAATTTTGCAGCGACAATGGCAGCAGAACTGGGCCTGAATGTTAAACATGCGAAACGTGCTGGATTACTACACGATATTGGTAAAGTGCCTGATGATAATCCAGAGTTGCCACACGCTATTTTAGGTATGCAACTTGCAGAGAAATACAAGGAACATCCTGATGTATGTAACGCAATTGGTGCGCACCATGACGAGATCGAAATGACGGCTTTAATATCTCCGGTTGTTCAGGCTTGTGACGCGATTTCTGGTGCACGCCCGGGCGCACGCCGCGAGGTTGTAGAAAGTTACATCAAACGCTTAAAAGAGCTGGAAGACTTGGCTTTATCGTATCCTGGGGTGGAGAAGACCTTCGCGATACAAGCTGGTCGTGAACTACGTGTCATCGTGGAGAGTGAGAAAGTCTCTGATGCGCAGTCGGAAATACTCGCTGCTGATATCTCTAACCGTATCCAAACGGAAATGACGTATCCAGGGCAAATTAAAGTAACTGTTATCCGTGAGACAAGATCGGTGTCTTACGCAAAATAG
- a CDS encoding ABC transporter ATP-binding protein, with protein MLLEINHVTKDYANHRALDDVSIQIPKGKIFGLLGPNGAGKTSLIRIINQITAPDSGEILFNGEALGPQHIAQIGYLPEERGLYKKMKIGDQMLYLAQLKGLSKREALARIHDWCQRLDITSWLDKKIEDLSKGMQQKVQFVATVIHQPQLIILDEPFSGFDPVNANIIKEQILRLNQEGATIIFSTHRMETVEELCDNIALINRSKKILDGSVQAIKKEYRNQTYRLEYTANEDNFLLSEDSLFKVITSTKHEKTYNTTIQLNNNIHINNVLMHFLPEIQLNQLIEIVPSMADIFIQKVTQVSPLSQDHA; from the coding sequence ATGTTACTCGAAATCAATCATGTCACCAAAGATTACGCCAATCACCGTGCATTGGACGACGTATCCATTCAAATCCCAAAGGGTAAAATTTTCGGACTATTGGGACCAAACGGGGCCGGAAAAACGTCCCTGATCCGTATTATTAACCAAATTACCGCACCCGATTCCGGTGAGATTTTGTTTAATGGGGAAGCGCTGGGTCCGCAGCATATTGCACAAATCGGCTATTTACCTGAAGAGCGAGGTCTGTACAAAAAAATGAAAATCGGCGATCAAATGTTGTATTTGGCGCAACTTAAAGGACTTTCCAAGCGAGAAGCCCTAGCACGCATCCACGATTGGTGCCAGCGCCTGGACATCACATCCTGGTTGGACAAAAAAATTGAAGATCTCAGTAAAGGTATGCAGCAAAAAGTCCAATTTGTCGCCACGGTCATCCACCAACCGCAATTGATTATCTTGGATGAACCCTTTTCGGGATTTGATCCCGTCAATGCCAATATCATAAAAGAACAGATTCTCCGATTGAATCAAGAGGGGGCGACCATTATATTCTCCACACACCGCATGGAGACTGTGGAAGAGCTTTGCGATAATATTGCCCTCATCAACCGATCCAAGAAAATCCTCGATGGTTCCGTACAGGCGATTAAAAAAGAATACCGAAATCAAACCTATCGATTGGAATATACAGCCAACGAAGATAATTTTCTTCTATCCGAAGACAGCCTATTTAAGGTCATCACGTCGACAAAGCACGAAAAAACATACAACACTACAATTCAGCTAAATAACAATATTCATATCAACAATGTCTTAATGCATTTCTTACCCGAAATACAGCTCAACCAATTGATCGAAATCGTTCCCTCCATGGCGGATATTTTCATTCAAAAAGTTACACAAGTCTCACCCCTATCTCAAGATCATGCATAA
- a CDS encoding ABC transporter permease: MHKILLIIQREYLSRVKKKSFIVMTFAVPLFFFALYAGMFYLTKKSFKDSHTEVFILDEQGDFAGKLQSNKNVSYTISKLDLQAQKAQLTQSEGKQSILYIPKDILTSQRAELITSGKTSFVIQEIISGQLEEIIREKEYKAKGIDLQIIQSIKPKVSIDAKEITADGEEKNSNTAIAMGLGVALAILVYLSLFLYGAQVMRGIIEEKSNRIIEVIISSVKPFQLMMGKIVGIGMVGLTQFVMWLVLTGGLFITATLLFVNPQDMQEVAASQPGAGNMSTVSKAMAQNGSASILTSIQSFNFTEVIIFFFLFFIAGYLLYSAIFAAAGSAVDNETEANQFSMPITMPLLLTYILSFGVIINDPNGPIATWLSFIPFTSPIAMLVRIPFGVPLWQILTSLTLLILTFLLVTWVAARIYRVGILIYGKKANLKEIIKWFNYKS, from the coding sequence ATGCATAAAATACTACTTATCATTCAACGGGAATACCTATCCCGTGTCAAGAAAAAATCTTTTATTGTCATGACTTTTGCCGTGCCATTGTTCTTTTTTGCATTGTATGCGGGCATGTTTTATCTGACAAAAAAGAGCTTTAAAGATTCACACACCGAAGTCTTTATTTTAGATGAACAAGGCGACTTTGCGGGAAAACTGCAAAGCAATAAAAATGTAAGTTATACAATCAGTAAACTGGATCTCCAGGCACAAAAAGCGCAGCTGACCCAAAGTGAAGGAAAACAGTCGATCCTTTATATCCCAAAAGATATTTTAACAAGCCAAAGAGCCGAACTCATTACCAGTGGCAAGACCAGCTTTGTCATACAGGAGATCATTAGTGGACAGCTGGAAGAGATCATCCGTGAAAAGGAATATAAAGCCAAGGGAATTGACCTGCAGATTATCCAGTCCATTAAGCCGAAAGTCAGCATCGATGCAAAAGAAATAACAGCCGACGGCGAAGAAAAGAACAGCAACACGGCCATTGCAATGGGCCTTGGTGTCGCTTTGGCTATCTTAGTCTATCTATCCCTGTTTCTTTATGGTGCCCAGGTAATGCGTGGTATTATCGAAGAAAAGAGCAATCGTATCATCGAAGTTATTATTTCCTCGGTCAAGCCCTTTCAGCTCATGATGGGTAAAATTGTTGGAATCGGTATGGTTGGACTGACCCAATTTGTGATGTGGCTTGTGCTTACCGGGGGCTTATTTATCACAGCAACGCTACTGTTTGTCAATCCGCAGGATATGCAGGAAGTCGCCGCTAGCCAACCTGGAGCGGGTAATATGAGTACCGTATCAAAAGCTATGGCCCAGAATGGTTCTGCTTCGATCCTTACGTCGATCCAAAGCTTTAATTTCACAGAAGTCATCATTTTCTTCTTTCTGTTTTTTATTGCCGGATACCTGTTGTATAGTGCTATTTTCGCCGCTGCAGGCTCAGCTGTCGACAACGAAACAGAGGCCAATCAGTTTTCCATGCCCATTACCATGCCCTTGCTATTGACCTATATTCTCTCGTTCGGCGTCATTATCAATGATCCCAATGGACCGATAGCAACATGGTTGAGCTTTATTCCATTCACCTCACCGATCGCCATGCTCGTTCGTATACCTTTTGGTGTACCCCTATGGCAGATACTAACCTCGTTGACCTTGCTCATACTGACCTTCTTATTGGTAACCTGGGTCGCTGCACGTATCTACCGCGTCGGGATTTTGATCTATGGAAAAAAAGCAAATCTCAAAGAAATCATCAAATGGTTCAATTACAAAAGTTAG